A stretch of Methanosphaerula palustris E1-9c DNA encodes these proteins:
- the feoB gene encoding ferrous iron transport protein B, with translation MKAALIGNPGVGKSLIFMQLTGLGVEVGNMPGSSIELMSGTVCVDRDQKEWLDLVDMPGLYSLDGQGEKEVLVRRVLEEPEVDALIVVLDATRFERNLYLLLQIAEYRIPMIVVVNLTDEAIKEGVSIDTDALATLLGVPVIGAAAALGTGIDQIVPAVMKSAKVSTIEVPYDHQVEAALRSFQKTMGIGRRVGLQAMQGISPDPEMLEVTAMVVEEIENRHRMSVNQIIATNRHNYAHSLSGRVLSTGTHHRRFDLDRLLTRQFPGIPILVGVILSMLLIVFAIGARLEDLIVWGFTTYLMTPIQGLVLPPLVAQLAYSVVLALESGFGIAFPYIFTFYILLSILEDSGYMTRAAFLADRAMHRLGMHGEAIIPLVLGFGCNVPAVMGTRLLSSRRERVIAAFLITMVPCSARTVVISGIVAKFVGVLPALSIYLIVLVLILLTGVILSRVTPGPQYGMILEMTPLRRPKAGMVLRKSWLRIQEFLVIAMPLLLISSVILGLLGFYGVIAMFQQAAIPISEGLLGLPSYASTALLFGILRKEMAFETLTVLAGTADLITVMTKLQLYIFALVSTLFVPCISTIAVLNRELGAKVAGLITVYTVLLGLGIGALIHLLMA, from the coding sequence ATGAAAGCAGCCCTGATCGGGAACCCCGGGGTCGGCAAGTCGCTGATCTTCATGCAGTTGACCGGGCTCGGGGTCGAGGTCGGGAACATGCCCGGTTCGTCGATAGAACTGATGTCCGGCACGGTCTGCGTGGACCGGGACCAGAAGGAGTGGCTCGACCTCGTCGACATGCCTGGCCTCTACTCGCTCGATGGGCAGGGGGAGAAGGAGGTTCTGGTCAGGCGTGTGCTTGAGGAGCCTGAGGTCGACGCCCTGATCGTGGTGCTGGACGCCACCCGGTTCGAACGGAACCTGTACCTGCTGCTGCAGATCGCTGAGTACCGGATTCCGATGATCGTCGTTGTGAACCTGACCGACGAGGCGATCAAGGAGGGGGTCTCAATCGACACCGACGCCCTCGCCACCCTCCTCGGCGTCCCGGTGATTGGAGCCGCCGCTGCTCTCGGAACCGGGATCGACCAGATCGTCCCGGCCGTGATGAAGTCGGCGAAGGTATCGACGATCGAGGTCCCCTATGACCACCAGGTCGAGGCGGCCCTCCGTTCGTTCCAGAAGACGATGGGGATCGGACGGCGGGTGGGGCTGCAGGCGATGCAGGGGATCAGCCCGGACCCTGAGATGCTCGAGGTGACCGCGATGGTCGTAGAGGAGATCGAGAACCGGCACCGGATGTCGGTGAACCAGATCATCGCGACCAACCGGCACAACTATGCTCATTCGCTCTCTGGACGGGTTCTCTCCACCGGGACCCATCACCGCCGGTTCGACCTGGACCGACTTCTTACCCGACAGTTCCCGGGGATCCCGATCCTGGTCGGGGTGATCCTCTCGATGCTGTTGATCGTCTTTGCGATCGGCGCCCGCCTCGAGGATCTGATCGTCTGGGGGTTTACGACATACCTGATGACCCCGATCCAGGGTCTCGTCCTCCCGCCCCTTGTTGCACAACTGGCCTACTCGGTGGTGCTCGCCCTCGAATCGGGGTTCGGGATCGCCTTTCCGTACATCTTCACCTTCTATATCCTCCTCTCGATCCTCGAGGACTCGGGGTACATGACCCGGGCCGCTTTCCTCGCCGACCGTGCGATGCACCGGCTCGGGATGCACGGTGAGGCGATCATCCCGCTGGTACTCGGGTTCGGCTGCAATGTCCCGGCCGTGATGGGGACAAGGCTCCTCTCCTCGCGCAGAGAACGGGTCATCGCGGCCTTTCTGATCACGATGGTCCCCTGCTCTGCACGCACCGTCGTCATTTCTGGTATCGTCGCCAAGTTCGTCGGGGTTCTACCGGCGCTGAGCATCTACCTGATCGTGCTGGTGCTGATCCTGCTCACCGGGGTGATCCTCTCCCGGGTCACCCCCGGGCCGCAGTACGGGATGATCCTGGAGATGACCCCCCTTCGCCGGCCCAAGGCCGGGATGGTGCTCCGGAAGTCCTGGCTTCGGATACAGGAGTTCCTGGTGATCGCGATGCCGCTGCTGCTCATATCCTCGGTGATCCTCGGGCTTCTCGGGTTCTACGGGGTGATCGCTATGTTCCAGCAGGCCGCCATCCCGATCTCCGAAGGGCTGCTCGGTCTCCCGAGCTACGCATCGACGGCGCTTCTCTTCGGGATCCTCCGGAAGGAGATGGCCTTTGAGACCCTGACGGTGCTGGCCGGGACCGCCGACCTGATCACCGTGATGACAAAACTGCAGCTCTATATCTTCGCCCTGGTCTCCACCCTCTTTGTCCCCTGCATCTCCACCATCGCGGTGCTGAACCGGGAACTCGGGGCGAAGGTGGCCGGGCTGATCACCGTCTATACGGTGCTGCTCGGCCTCGGGATCGGAGCACTTATACACCTGCTGATGGCATGA
- a CDS encoding DUF357 domain-containing protein, which produces MRIADGLAALGVGLEGAVPSAPEKTPLCSLGGEVIEMARSYREDGLSFFILGDQVNALASAAYGAGWLDAGGTLGLVRGGGPVGLLLMEGPVGPDQQERLEEKAGRYIRMLDEALGSVEVAPDPGSSLFPVAHRIEAVATLFFREAMLRQGSFEESLSCSSYGYGWLDCGARGGLFRVVAARHLFTL; this is translated from the coding sequence ATGAGGATCGCCGACGGGCTCGCTGCCCTTGGTGTCGGCCTCGAAGGGGCAGTTCCCTCCGCCCCTGAGAAGACCCCGCTCTGCTCTCTCGGTGGGGAGGTGATCGAGATGGCCCGGTCGTACAGGGAGGATGGTCTCTCCTTTTTTATACTGGGGGATCAGGTGAACGCCCTCGCCTCTGCTGCCTACGGGGCCGGCTGGCTGGACGCCGGCGGGACGCTCGGGCTGGTCAGGGGAGGAGGGCCGGTCGGGCTGCTGTTGATGGAGGGGCCGGTCGGCCCCGATCAACAGGAGCGGCTGGAGGAGAAGGCCGGGCGGTACATCCGGATGCTGGACGAGGCCCTCGGCTCGGTCGAGGTCGCCCCCGACCCCGGCTCTTCGCTCTTTCCGGTGGCGCACAGGATCGAAGCGGTCGCCACCCTCTTCTTTCGCGAGGCAATGCTCCGGCAGGGATCGTTTGAAGAGAGCCTGAGTTGCTCGAGTTACGGCTATGGCTGGCTGGACTGCGGGGCCCGGGGCGGCCTCTTCCGGGTGGTTGCGGCCAGACACCTCTTCACGCTCTGA
- the polX gene encoding DNA polymerase/3'-5' exonuclease PolX, giving the protein MGCTNRQAADTIRFISQLLEIRGEDPFRVRAFQRAAMAIEGLGEPVCSMAPEQVLAVPGIGPHTAAQIRELCAGEESSLLQDLQQSIPASVIALLELDQVGPKTVHRLWHELGISTIEDLEKAALAHQVSTLKGFGAKKEEELVKAIARHRRSTGRMTRVAAEAVLREVTALLVEGTYTIAGSYRRGRATIGDIDIVSTEAPAEVNSRLVSLADEVIDQGEKRTSIRVMGQRVDVRFCTPDQCGPMLLYLTGSKDFNIKLREIALSAGWRLNEYGVEERTTGAHRTAATEEEIFSMLGMDPVPPELREDRGEVEAAREHTLPTLVMADDLQGDLHVHSRWSDGSMTIAELATAGEERGYQYIICSDHSASLGIAHGLSAAEVRDQQHEIEMVNRTSSCQVLAGIEVDILSNGSLGLPDRTLQDLDLVVASIHSGFHQEEDQITRRIIGAIENEHVDIIGHPTGRVLGQRDPYAVDLHRVIEAAALHRTALEINASPFRLDMDDTAVREARDGGIVISLGSDAHARSELENMSYGLLMARRGWCRPADLLNTRDLSSVLEWAA; this is encoded by the coding sequence ATGGGGTGTACCAACAGGCAGGCGGCCGATACGATCCGGTTCATCAGCCAGCTGCTTGAGATCAGAGGAGAGGACCCGTTCCGGGTCAGGGCATTCCAACGGGCTGCCATGGCGATCGAAGGGCTTGGGGAGCCGGTCTGTAGCATGGCGCCCGAACAGGTGCTGGCGGTCCCGGGGATCGGGCCGCACACCGCGGCCCAGATCAGGGAACTCTGCGCCGGCGAAGAGAGCAGCCTGCTTCAGGACCTGCAGCAGTCGATCCCGGCTTCGGTGATCGCCCTCCTCGAACTGGATCAGGTGGGGCCGAAGACCGTCCACCGGCTCTGGCATGAACTCGGGATCTCGACGATCGAAGACCTGGAGAAGGCCGCCCTGGCCCACCAGGTCAGCACCCTGAAGGGGTTCGGGGCGAAGAAGGAGGAGGAACTGGTGAAGGCGATCGCACGCCACCGGCGGTCGACCGGGCGGATGACCAGAGTTGCTGCAGAGGCTGTGCTCAGAGAGGTGACGGCTCTGCTGGTTGAAGGGACCTACACGATCGCAGGATCGTATCGGCGAGGGAGGGCCACGATCGGGGATATCGACATCGTCTCCACCGAAGCGCCGGCCGAGGTGAACTCGCGGCTGGTCTCCCTGGCAGACGAGGTGATCGATCAGGGTGAAAAGCGAACCTCGATCCGGGTCATGGGGCAGCGGGTCGATGTCAGGTTCTGTACCCCGGACCAGTGCGGCCCGATGCTCCTCTACCTGACCGGGTCGAAGGACTTCAACATCAAACTCCGCGAGATCGCACTCTCTGCCGGTTGGCGGCTGAACGAGTACGGGGTCGAGGAGCGGACGACCGGTGCACACAGAACGGCGGCGACCGAGGAGGAGATCTTCTCGATGCTCGGAATGGATCCCGTTCCGCCGGAACTCAGGGAGGACCGGGGCGAGGTGGAGGCAGCCCGGGAACACACGCTGCCCACCCTCGTGATGGCGGACGACCTCCAGGGAGATCTGCATGTTCACTCCCGCTGGTCTGACGGCTCGATGACGATTGCTGAGCTGGCCACCGCCGGAGAGGAACGGGGGTATCAGTACATCATCTGTTCTGACCACTCGGCCTCACTGGGGATCGCTCACGGTCTCTCTGCTGCAGAGGTTAGAGATCAGCAACACGAGATCGAGATGGTGAACCGCACTTCATCCTGCCAGGTGCTGGCCGGGATCGAGGTGGACATCCTCTCCAACGGGTCGCTCGGCCTCCCCGACCGGACACTGCAGGACCTGGACCTGGTGGTAGCCTCGATCCATTCCGGGTTTCATCAGGAGGAAGACCAGATAACCCGGCGGATCATCGGTGCGATCGAGAACGAACATGTGGATATCATCGGCCATCCGACCGGGCGGGTACTCGGGCAGCGGGATCCGTACGCGGTCGACCTGCACCGGGTGATCGAGGCCGCCGCTCTCCACCGGACCGCCCTGGAGATCAATGCTTCCCCATTCAGGTTGGACATGGACGACACCGCAGTCAGAGAAGCCCGTGATGGGGGGATCGTCATCTCTCTCGGCAGCGATGCGCATGCGCGTTCTGAACTGGAGAACATGTCCTACGGGCTTTTGATGGCCCGCCGCGGATGGTGCCGGCCGGCAGACCTGCTGAACACCAGAGACCTTTCGTCGGTGCTGGAGTGGGCCGCATGA
- a CDS encoding metal-dependent transcriptional regulator, translated as MERSCEEDLLEAVLCLGAGDGAALGPLASRLHLTPQRLLPLIDDAVRAGTLTRSEGLIGLTEEGREIAVRIDRRHRTLQCFLTEMLGMDPSSASDEACQIEHQISDETISRLGTYMARPGGNPECPRRCSSRKPAVRTLQSFDEGTVLRVSTIRQWGHYTRLLDLGILPGEEISIRRKLSNGAVVVRVKGCDIALSPEIATSISVERVT; from the coding sequence ATGGAGAGGAGCTGCGAAGAGGACCTGCTTGAGGCGGTGCTCTGTCTTGGGGCCGGGGATGGTGCAGCCCTTGGTCCGCTGGCTTCCCGCCTCCACCTCACCCCCCAACGACTGCTCCCGTTGATTGATGATGCGGTCAGGGCCGGCACCCTGACCCGGTCGGAGGGTCTGATCGGCCTGACCGAAGAGGGACGGGAGATCGCTGTTCGGATCGATCGCCGGCACCGGACCCTGCAGTGTTTCCTGACCGAGATGCTCGGCATGGATCCCTCTTCGGCATCGGACGAGGCCTGCCAGATCGAGCATCAGATCTCGGACGAGACGATCTCCCGCCTCGGCACCTACATGGCCCGTCCGGGTGGAAATCCGGAATGCCCGAGGCGCTGCAGCAGCCGGAAACCCGCGGTCAGGACGCTGCAGTCCTTTGACGAGGGGACGGTTCTCCGGGTCAGCACGATCCGGCAGTGGGGTCATTACACCCGGCTGCTCGATCTCGGGATCCTTCCGGGCGAGGAGATCAGTATCCGGAGGAAACTGAGTAATGGGGCCGTCGTAGTCAGGGTGAAGGGGTGTGACATCGCCCTCAGCCCGGAGATTGCCACCTCGATATCGGTGGAGCGGGTAACATGA
- a CDS encoding RAD55 family ATPase, producing MYTFQTGIPLIDEVAGGLPQGSNLLILGPPLTELARIGYLLACPRPGDYTLLVTTDDDYLEALTTFRSLGAERAAIGLIDTVTRISNPNIAEADKLKFTASPTDLTSLGIKFGKMVEAIFAGQFPDYDEGLFPPPVRVMLNSISTLLMYRKLEETYQFLHMLTTRVKKMEGLGLYTLTSTSFDERTISVITQLMTHTLEVKREDDTMSMRIVGRGIRQSAWIQYRYQDEAITFPGGD from the coding sequence ATGTACACGTTCCAGACTGGCATCCCCCTGATCGATGAAGTGGCCGGCGGTCTCCCCCAGGGATCGAATCTGCTGATCCTCGGTCCCCCCCTGACAGAGTTGGCCAGGATTGGGTACCTGCTCGCCTGTCCGCGGCCGGGCGATTATACGCTGCTGGTCACCACCGATGACGATTACCTGGAGGCCCTGACCACGTTCCGCTCGCTTGGGGCAGAGCGGGCCGCGATCGGACTGATCGACACGGTCACCCGGATCTCCAACCCGAACATCGCTGAGGCCGACAAGCTGAAGTTCACGGCCAGCCCGACCGATCTGACCTCGCTCGGGATCAAGTTTGGGAAGATGGTCGAGGCGATCTTCGCCGGGCAGTTCCCCGATTATGACGAAGGTCTCTTTCCACCCCCGGTCAGGGTGATGCTCAACTCGATCTCGACGCTGTTGATGTACCGGAAGCTCGAGGAGACCTACCAGTTCCTGCATATGCTGACGACCAGGGTGAAGAAGATGGAGGGACTTGGACTCTATACGCTCACCTCGACCTCCTTCGATGAGCGGACTATCTCGGTGATCACACAGTTGATGACTCATACGCTCGAAGTGAAACGGGAGGATGATACGATGTCGATGCGTATAGTTGGACGAGGAATCAGGCAGAGCGCCTGGATCCAGTACCGGTACCAGGATGAAGCGATCACCTTCCCAGGGGGGGACTGA
- the dph5 gene encoding diphthine synthase, whose protein sequence is MLTFVGLGLYDAGDISVKGLEAVRASDAVFLEYYTSRLMGTTIEDLVRAYGKEVIVLARADVEQHPEPILDAAAAGDVVVLTGGDPMVSTTHMDLRLRAAARGIPTGIIHGASIQTAVCGLTGLQNYRFGKSCSVPFPQKNWFPLTPYEVVRQNLAADLHTLVYLDIQQDRYMRVGEAIDLLEEMAVRVGGSITTYIGVARAGSVSPVVRAGTADHLRGIDFGGPLHVLIVPATLHPVEQEYLEVFAGLSV, encoded by the coding sequence ATGCTCACCTTTGTGGGGCTTGGGCTCTATGACGCCGGCGACATCTCGGTGAAGGGGCTGGAGGCTGTCAGAGCAAGCGATGCGGTTTTTCTGGAGTATTACACCTCCCGGCTGATGGGGACGACGATCGAGGATCTGGTCAGGGCCTATGGGAAGGAGGTGATCGTCCTCGCCCGGGCCGATGTCGAGCAGCACCCCGAGCCGATCCTGGACGCCGCCGCAGCCGGCGACGTGGTGGTGCTGACCGGCGGGGATCCGATGGTCTCGACCACCCATATGGACCTCCGGCTTCGGGCCGCCGCCCGCGGGATCCCGACCGGGATCATCCATGGCGCCTCGATCCAGACCGCGGTCTGTGGGTTGACCGGGCTGCAGAACTACCGGTTCGGCAAGTCCTGCTCGGTCCCGTTCCCACAGAAGAACTGGTTCCCTCTGACCCCGTACGAGGTGGTCCGGCAGAACCTGGCTGCCGACCTCCACACGCTCGTCTACCTGGATATCCAGCAGGACCGGTACATGCGGGTCGGGGAGGCGATCGACCTGCTCGAGGAGATGGCTGTCCGGGTGGGCGGTTCCATCACCACCTATATCGGTGTCGCACGGGCGGGATCGGTCAGTCCGGTGGTTCGGGCGGGGACAGCCGATCATCTGCGCGGAATCGACTTCGGTGGGCCACTGCATGTGCTGATCGTGCCGGCCACCCTCCACCCGGTCGAGCAGGAGTACCTCGAGGTCTTCGCCGGGCTATCGGTATGA